The Clostridioides difficile genome has a segment encoding these proteins:
- a CDS encoding M20 family metallopeptidase: MKKILLDTLNSNKQEYIDYLKELVSIKTEDVGHGILGGFEKEGQEYIEELANSIGFSVNRQEMNEDLIKKAKEIHKEGNLGHNYDDRYNLICKYSDNLPGKKIVFNGHVDTMPPGDTNKWRYNPYCATEDNGKLYGIGTADMKAGLMASILAVKLIKDSGLNIPGNIKVMSVVDEEGGGNGTINAVMNGIDGDYCVICEPSEKNIIIAHMGFVFFEVEVKGVSLHCGSKWEGVNAIEKSMLLLQDIKELEHNWLMKYKHTLLPPPTINLGVINGGTAGSTVPDKCVFNLCVHFLPNTMSYEQVVDDITKVIMTRADGDLWLKNNKPQINIYQSGLGFEMDKQSEFVVNTKKILEETLERKLNIKGSTAGNDARLMKNLANIPTLILGPGSIEQCHSIDEYVEIQEYLDSILMYASLILNL, from the coding sequence ATGAAAAAAATTCTCTTAGATACATTAAATAGCAACAAGCAGGAATATATAGATTATTTAAAAGAGCTTGTAAGTATCAAAACCGAAGATGTGGGTCATGGAATACTAGGTGGATTTGAAAAGGAAGGTCAAGAATATATTGAAGAACTTGCGAACTCTATAGGGTTTAGTGTAAATAGACAAGAAATGAACGAAGACCTAATTAAAAAGGCAAAAGAAATACATAAAGAAGGTAATCTCGGTCACAATTATGATGATAGATATAATTTAATATGTAAGTACAGTGACAATTTACCTGGTAAAAAAATAGTATTCAATGGGCATGTAGATACTATGCCACCTGGAGATACAAATAAGTGGAGATATAATCCATATTGTGCTACAGAAGACAATGGTAAACTTTATGGTATTGGAACTGCAGATATGAAAGCTGGGCTAATGGCTTCAATATTAGCTGTAAAACTTATAAAAGATAGTGGCTTAAATATACCTGGCAATATAAAGGTAATGTCAGTAGTAGATGAAGAAGGCGGAGGAAATGGAACTATAAATGCAGTTATGAATGGAATTGATGGAGATTACTGTGTAATTTGTGAACCATCAGAAAAAAACATAATAATTGCACATATGGGATTTGTATTCTTTGAGGTTGAAGTTAAAGGTGTATCTCTACACTGTGGAAGCAAGTGGGAAGGTGTAAACGCTATAGAAAAGTCAATGTTATTACTTCAAGATATAAAAGAGCTAGAACATAATTGGCTTATGAAATATAAACATACTTTATTACCTCCACCCACAATAAATCTAGGCGTAATAAATGGTGGAACAGCAGGCTCTACTGTACCAGATAAATGTGTATTTAATTTATGTGTACATTTCTTGCCAAATACAATGAGTTATGAGCAAGTTGTGGATGATATAACTAAGGTTATAATGACAAGAGCTGATGGGGATTTGTGGCTTAAAAATAATAAACCACAGATAAACATATATCAATCAGGATTAGGTTTTGAGATGGACAAGCAATCTGAATTTGTGGTTAATACTAAAAAGATATTAGAAGAAACCCTAGAAAGAAAGTTAAATATAAAAGGGTCAACCGCTGGGAATGATGCAAGATTAATGAAAAACTTAGCTAACATTCCAACATTGATATTAGGGCCAGGTTCAATAGAACAATGTCATTCAATAGATGAATATGTTGAAATTCAAGAGTATTTAGACAGTATACTTATGTATGCCAGTTTAATATTAAACTTATAA
- the bioB gene encoding biotin synthase BioB: MKEYIIKLKNKVLNGEEISYKEAFNLINIDANNKNDFDILLKSANEIREFFMGSKADLCTIVNAKSGKCSEDCKFCAQSSHYKTGIDEYSLLNYDVILNMAKEMESKGVHRFSLVTSGKGMTGDEFNNILHIYEGLRENTSLKLCASLGIINYNQAKKLREVGVSTYHHNVETSKDNFESICTTHTYEERIKTIKEAKRAGLDVCVGGIIGMNESKEQRLKMAFEIKELNVKSFPVNILNPIKNTPMESYDVLEPMEILKTTAVFRFIIPNIYIRYAGGRLSLKGYDKIGFSGGVNSAIVGDYLTTVGNGIKNDKKMIEEQGFKI; the protein is encoded by the coding sequence ATGAAAGAATACATAATCAAATTAAAAAATAAAGTTTTAAATGGAGAAGAAATAAGTTATAAGGAAGCTTTTAACTTAATAAATATTGATGCAAATAATAAAAATGATTTTGATATTCTATTGAAATCAGCAAATGAAATAAGAGAATTTTTTATGGGTAGCAAAGCAGATTTATGTACAATAGTAAATGCAAAGTCTGGTAAATGTAGTGAAGATTGTAAATTTTGTGCTCAGTCATCTCATTATAAAACTGGTATTGATGAATATTCATTACTCAATTATGATGTGATTCTAAATATGGCTAAAGAGATGGAAAGCAAAGGAGTACATAGGTTTTCTTTAGTTACAAGTGGTAAAGGAATGACAGGAGATGAGTTTAATAATATTTTACATATTTACGAAGGATTAAGAGAGAATACCAGTCTAAAGTTGTGTGCATCTTTGGGAATTATAAATTATAATCAAGCTAAAAAATTAAGGGAAGTAGGAGTATCTACATATCATCATAATGTTGAGACATCTAAGGATAATTTTGAAAGCATCTGTACAACACATACATATGAAGAAAGAATAAAAACCATCAAAGAAGCTAAAAGAGCAGGGTTAGATGTATGTGTTGGTGGAATAATTGGAATGAATGAGAGTAAAGAACAAAGACTGAAGATGGCATTTGAAATAAAAGAGTTAAATGTGAAGTCATTTCCAGTAAATATTTTAAATCCAATTAAGAATACTCCAATGGAAAGTTATGATGTATTAGAACCAATGGAAATATTAAAAACAACAGCAGTATTTAGGTTTATAATTCCTAATATATATATAAGATATGCTGGCGGAAGATTGTCCTTAAAAGGATATGATAAGATAGGATTTAGTGGAGGCGTAAATTCTGCAATTGTTGGTGATTATTTAACAACTGTAGGAAATGGTATTAAAAATGATAAAAAAATGATTGAAGAACAAGGCTTTAAAATTTAA
- a CDS encoding ribose ABC transporter permease: MSSITKHKENTSSPLLSKLTSVFKDQGSAAIGLVIIFIIMSVASSNFLTLDNLINVGRQISINAILAVGMTFVIITGGIDLSVGAVIALVGTFWATTVVNYNAPVWVGMLLALAIGTILGVIKGAIISTQKLPPFIVTLAMLTIISGASFVFTGGRPISVNTDAFKMLGRGYVGPIPIPVIIMIIVVIAGHFLLKRTDFGRHVHAVGGNEEAARLCGVKVNKVIVKVYALAGLLTALAGIILSSRLASGSPTVGDGAELDAIAAVVLGGTNMMGGSGSIVGTCIGVGIIGILSNGLNLLSVSSYNQMIIKGLVMLFAIWINNIKLKKSAKAK, from the coding sequence ATGAGTTCAATAACTAAGCATAAAGAAAATACTTCATCTCCATTATTATCAAAATTAACAAGTGTATTTAAAGACCAGGGGAGTGCAGCTATAGGACTTGTAATAATTTTTATAATAATGAGTGTAGCTTCATCTAATTTTTTAACTTTAGATAATTTAATTAATGTTGGAAGACAAATATCAATAAATGCAATTCTTGCAGTAGGGATGACTTTTGTAATAATTACAGGAGGAATAGACTTAAGTGTAGGAGCAGTAATTGCTTTAGTAGGTACATTTTGGGCTACAACAGTAGTAAATTATAATGCACCTGTATGGGTGGGTATGTTACTTGCACTAGCAATTGGAACAATACTAGGTGTCATAAAAGGTGCAATTATTTCAACACAAAAACTACCGCCATTTATCGTAACTTTAGCTATGTTGACAATAATAAGTGGAGCAAGCTTTGTGTTTACAGGAGGTAGACCTATATCAGTAAACACAGATGCATTTAAGATGCTTGGTAGAGGATATGTTGGACCAATACCAATACCAGTTATAATTATGATTATAGTTGTAATAGCAGGACATTTTCTCTTAAAAAGAACTGATTTTGGACGCCATGTACATGCTGTAGGTGGGAATGAAGAAGCAGCTAGACTATGTGGAGTAAAAGTAAATAAAGTTATAGTTAAAGTGTATGCTTTAGCTGGATTATTAACAGCCTTAGCTGGAATAATATTATCTTCACGTTTAGCATCAGGTTCACCGACTGTTGGAGATGGGGCAGAATTGGATGCTATAGCAGCAGTTGTGCTTGGAGGTACTAACATGATGGGTGGTTCTGGTTCTATAGTAGGGACATGTATAGGTGTTGGAATAATAGGAATATTGAGTAATGGATTAAACTTATTGAGTGTATCTTCATATAATCAGATGATTATAAAAGGTTTGGTAATGTTATTTGCTATATGGATAAATAACATAAAATTAAAAAAGTCAGCTAAAGCTAAATAA
- a CDS encoding sugar ABC transporter ATP-binding protein, giving the protein MSNIILKLSNIAKEFPGVRALDNVNFELFHGEVHALLGENGAGKSTMIKILTGAHAKTSGKFIFEGKEIENISPDISKKIGINAIYQELTVFDELTVAQNIFMGKEINGKVLTNDKKMNEESKKIFDNMGIDINPSSLVKELSIAQKQMVEIARVLSSETKVLIMDEPTSSISKKETEILFRLINDLKSNGVSIIYISHRMEELFEICDRITIMRDGKTISTLNTKEVSSEEELVNLMIDRKLDQFFPKRRVEIKEEIMRVENLTKNNVFNNVSFNIRKGEILGIGGLVGSKRSEIVEAIFGLRTYNSGKIYLNNKEIKFKTPSDAIENGLGLITEDRKGTGLFLQMSVKENTTMAGLKKVSKFKSVIDRKKEKEVLEKYIEALKIKTPHMNQVIQSLSGGNQQKAIIARWLLLQPDILIMDEPTRGIDVNAKAEIYNLMGDLVEDGVSIIMISSEIPELISMSDRIMVMREGHISGFLEGEEMVENNVLKLAFGGKINEFNN; this is encoded by the coding sequence ATGAGTAATATAATTCTAAAGTTAAGTAATATTGCTAAGGAATTTCCTGGAGTTAGGGCGTTAGATAATGTTAATTTTGAGTTATTTCATGGCGAAGTTCATGCACTACTGGGTGAAAATGGTGCTGGTAAATCAACAATGATAAAGATTTTAACTGGGGCACATGCAAAGACTTCTGGTAAATTTATTTTTGAAGGAAAAGAGATAGAAAATATATCACCAGATATTTCTAAAAAAATAGGTATAAATGCCATATATCAAGAATTAACAGTATTTGATGAATTGACAGTAGCACAAAATATTTTTATGGGAAAAGAAATAAATGGCAAGGTCTTAACTAATGATAAAAAAATGAATGAAGAATCTAAAAAGATTTTTGACAATATGGGAATAGATATAAATCCAAGTAGCTTAGTCAAAGAACTTAGTATAGCTCAAAAGCAAATGGTTGAAATAGCAAGAGTTTTATCATCAGAAACTAAGGTCTTGATAATGGATGAGCCGACATCTTCAATAAGTAAAAAAGAAACTGAGATACTTTTTAGACTTATAAATGATTTAAAGAGTAATGGAGTTAGTATAATATATATTTCTCATAGAATGGAAGAACTTTTTGAGATTTGTGACAGAATAACTATAATGCGAGATGGGAAAACGATTTCGACTTTGAATACCAAAGAAGTATCATCTGAGGAAGAATTAGTTAATTTAATGATAGATAGAAAATTAGACCAATTTTTCCCTAAAAGAAGAGTAGAAATCAAAGAAGAAATTATGAGGGTAGAAAATCTAACTAAAAATAATGTTTTTAATAATGTCAGTTTTAATATAAGAAAAGGCGAAATCTTAGGAATAGGTGGATTAGTTGGAAGTAAGAGAAGTGAAATAGTAGAAGCTATATTTGGACTTAGAACATATAATTCAGGGAAAATATATTTAAATAATAAAGAAATTAAATTCAAAACACCATCAGATGCAATTGAAAATGGTTTGGGACTGATAACAGAAGATAGAAAAGGTACTGGATTATTTTTGCAGATGAGTGTAAAAGAAAATACAACTATGGCAGGATTAAAGAAAGTATCTAAATTTAAATCAGTTATAGATAGAAAAAAAGAAAAAGAAGTTTTAGAAAAATACATAGAAGCTTTAAAAATAAAGACTCCACATATGAATCAGGTTATACAGAGCTTAAGTGGTGGTAACCAACAAAAGGCTATAATAGCTAGATGGCTTTTATTACAACCAGACATATTAATTATGGATGAACCGACTAGAGGTATAGATGTAAATGCTAAAGCAGAGATATACAATCTAATGGGTGACTTGGTAGAGGATGGTGTAAGCATAATAATGATATCTTCAGAGATACCAGAATTAATATCAATGAGTGACAGAATCATGGTTATGAGAGAGGGTCATATAAGTGGCTTTTTAGAAGGTGAAGAAATGGTTGAAAATAATGTATTAAAATTGGCTTTTGGAGGTAAAATTAATGAGTTCAATAACTAA
- a CDS encoding glutamine amidotransferase, with amino-acid sequence MKKVLIVGESWVKNITHIKGFDTFVTTHYEEAVKWLKEAVESGGYEAVHMPAHVAADSFPYKLEELNEYDCIILSDIGSNTFLLSNSTFIDCNSNPDRLELIKEYVNNGGALIMVGGYMSFTGIDAKARFGETAIKDVLPITMIDKDDRVEKPAGINPVVVDSEHPVLKDIPKEWPQFLGYNKTVAKDNCPVLATIGGDPFVAVGEFGKGKSAIFSSDCAPHWGPREFTDWKYYNKLWVNMLDWLTC; translated from the coding sequence ATGAAAAAAGTATTAATAGTAGGGGAATCATGGGTAAAAAATATAACTCATATAAAGGGATTTGATACATTTGTTACAACACATTATGAAGAAGCAGTAAAATGGTTAAAAGAAGCAGTAGAGTCTGGAGGATATGAAGCAGTTCATATGCCTGCACATGTAGCAGCAGACAGTTTCCCATATAAATTGGAAGAGCTAAATGAGTATGATTGTATAATATTGTCTGATATAGGTTCTAATACATTCTTATTATCTAATAGTACATTTATAGATTGTAATAGTAATCCAGATAGACTTGAATTAATTAAAGAGTATGTAAATAATGGTGGAGCATTAATCATGGTAGGTGGATATATGTCATTTACAGGTATAGATGCAAAAGCTAGATTTGGAGAAACTGCTATCAAAGATGTATTGCCAATAACAATGATAGATAAAGATGATAGAGTTGAAAAACCGGCAGGAATAAATCCAGTTGTTGTTGATTCTGAACATCCAGTTTTAAAAGATATACCAAAGGAATGGCCACAGTTTTTAGGATATAATAAGACAGTAGCTAAAGATAATTGTCCTGTACTAGCGACTATTGGAGGAGACCCATTTGTAGCTGTTGGTGAATTTGGAAAAGGAAAATCTGCTATTTTTAGTTCTGATTGTGCACCTCATTGGGGTCCAAGAGAATTTACTGATTGGAAATATTATAATAAATTATGGGTTAATATGCTTGATTGGTTAACATGCTAA
- a CDS encoding substrate-binding domain-containing protein, with product MRKILSLGIVATLAVGMLTGCSMDGPGKSEKKDGSAKKDLTIGVSTITLQHQFFIDIDEGIKEKAKELGVKVIVNDPDQDVAKQTSAIEDFIQQDVDGMIVLGTDNSAIVPAVEGAFEKMPVVTVDAVLNTENITSYVGTVSYDAGKKLGEYTKKYIDENLGGKSEIAIVTDLKSQIQMQRIDGFKEALKGSANVKVLNSQPGYDREESLNTVENLIQSNPNVDIIYATAENSVLGAKAALESAKNKDVKIVGFDLTDEAATGITDGTVLAMIQQQPKEMGRLAVEAVVKAIKGEKVEKNIPVPALLYDKENIKDFKN from the coding sequence ATGAGAAAAATTTTATCTTTAGGAATTGTTGCAACACTAGCAGTAGGAATGTTAACAGGATGTTCAATGGATGGACCAGGTAAATCAGAAAAGAAAGATGGTTCAGCTAAGAAAGATTTAACTATAGGAGTATCTACAATAACTCTTCAACATCAATTCTTTATAGACATTGATGAAGGGATAAAAGAAAAAGCTAAAGAACTAGGCGTAAAAGTCATAGTAAATGACCCAGACCAAGATGTAGCTAAGCAAACTTCAGCTATAGAAGATTTTATACAACAAGATGTAGATGGAATGATAGTACTTGGAACAGATAACTCAGCTATAGTACCAGCTGTAGAAGGAGCATTTGAAAAAATGCCTGTAGTTACAGTAGATGCTGTGTTAAATACTGAGAATATTACAAGTTATGTTGGAACAGTTAGTTATGATGCTGGTAAAAAATTAGGTGAATATACTAAAAAGTACATAGATGAAAATTTAGGTGGCAAATCAGAGATTGCAATAGTAACAGATTTAAAGTCTCAAATACAAATGCAAAGAATAGATGGATTTAAAGAAGCATTAAAAGGTTCAGCTAATGTTAAAGTATTAAACTCACAACCAGGATATGATAGAGAAGAATCTCTTAATACTGTAGAAAACTTAATTCAATCTAATCCAAATGTAGATATAATATATGCAACAGCTGAAAATAGTGTATTAGGAGCTAAAGCTGCACTTGAATCTGCAAAAAATAAGGATGTTAAGATTGTAGGCTTTGATTTAACTGATGAAGCAGCAACTGGAATAACAGATGGAACTGTTCTTGCTATGATTCAGCAACAACCTAAAGAAATGGGACGTTTAGCAGTGGAAGCAGTGGTAAAAGCTATAAAAGGTGAAAAGGTAGAGAAAAATATACCAGTACCAGCTTTACTTTATGATAAAGAAAATATAAAAGACTTTAAGAATTAG
- a CDS encoding LacI family transcriptional regulator: MNFLSITIKEIGELAGVSKTTVSKVINNKDENISQATREKILKIMKEKNYVPNKLAQSLVTKRTNTVGLLIPDIRNPFFTDVSRGVEDKANEEGYNIILCNTDEDAKKEYEGIRTLSERMIDGIIFAASSNTNWKEANYKDIKIPTVLIDKKISMNKETLKGIVKINNFEGAYIATKHLLDIGHKKIIYLSGPLQNEIAIDRLEGYKKALTEYNLDYNSNYVFEGKYKIEWGQEFIKNLEEINFNAIFCANDLIAIGVIRGLQERGLNIPNDVSVVGFDDIQTSSLISPPLTTVRQPSYDIGYKASEILINCLRGDKKESFDELIFKPELVIRASTKESN; encoded by the coding sequence GTGAACTTCTTGAGTATAACTATAAAAGAGATTGGCGAATTGGCTGGTGTTTCCAAAACAACTGTGTCAAAAGTCATTAATAATAAAGATGAAAATATAAGTCAAGCAACAAGAGAAAAGATTTTAAAAATAATGAAGGAAAAAAACTATGTTCCAAATAAATTGGCACAAAGTTTAGTAACTAAAAGAACAAATACAGTAGGACTTCTTATACCAGATATACGAAATCCATTTTTCACAGATGTATCAAGAGGTGTGGAAGATAAAGCTAATGAGGAAGGATATAATATAATTTTATGTAATACAGATGAAGATGCAAAAAAGGAATATGAAGGGATAAGAACATTATCGGAAAGAATGATAGATGGAATTATCTTTGCAGCATCATCAAATACAAACTGGAAAGAGGCAAATTACAAAGACATAAAAATACCAACAGTATTAATCGATAAGAAAATAAGTATGAATAAAGAAACTCTAAAAGGTATAGTTAAAATAAATAACTTTGAGGGTGCATATATAGCTACAAAACATTTATTAGATATTGGACATAAGAAAATAATATACTTAAGTGGTCCACTTCAAAATGAAATAGCAATAGATAGATTAGAAGGATATAAAAAAGCTTTGACTGAGTATAATTTAGATTACAATTCTAATTATGTATTTGAAGGAAAATATAAAATTGAATGGGGGCAAGAATTTATAAAAAACTTAGAAGAGATAAATTTTAATGCTATATTTTGTGCAAATGATTTAATTGCAATAGGTGTTATCAGAGGTCTTCAAGAAAGAGGATTAAATATACCAAATGATGTAAGCGTTGTGGGATTTGATGATATTCAAACTTCTAGTTTAATAAGTCCTCCACTTACCACAGTACGACAACCATCTTATGATATAGGATATAAAGCCAGTGAAATACTAATAAATTGTTTAAGAGGAGATAAGAAAGAATCCTTTGATGAATTAATTTTTAAACCAGAATTGGTGATAAGAGCTTCAACGAAAGAAAGTAATTAA
- a CDS encoding nitroreductase family protein: MNNLNNLDKNNVNEVLDMLLRTRRSIRSFTKEIPSKELVEEIIETGRLAPYAILAVAKQTDFRHFFVISNNSLQMDKIKTILVDVIKTQISNHEIEAKNNITLQSFITSLKMQVEKGVLGVGTAPYLIIVAERRGIPAIEQKSLSHVMQNMWLKSTALGLGFELVSVIGRLSNNKDFCDILGIPTGEYGFDACTIGFPTTSVTKEGRAVPHPSIKWI, translated from the coding sequence ATGAACAATTTAAACAATTTAGATAAAAACAATGTTAATGAAGTTTTGGATATGCTGTTAAGAACTCGAAGATCCATAAGAAGTTTTACAAAAGAAATACCTTCAAAAGAACTAGTTGAGGAAATAATTGAAACTGGAAGACTTGCACCTTATGCAATACTTGCAGTAGCAAAACAAACAGATTTCAGACATTTCTTTGTTATCTCAAATAACAGTTTACAAATGGATAAAATAAAAACTATTCTTGTTGATGTTATTAAAACTCAAATATCAAACCATGAAATAGAAGCGAAGAACAATATTACTCTACAATCCTTCATTACTTCCTTAAAGATGCAAGTTGAAAAAGGGGTTCTTGGTGTAGGTACAGCACCTTATCTTATTATTGTGGCAGAACGTCGTGGAATACCAGCCATAGAACAAAAGTCATTATCTCATGTGATGCAGAATATGTGGCTTAAATCAACTGCTTTAGGATTAGGTTTTGAACTTGTTAGTGTAATAGGAAGATTAAGTAATAATAAAGATTTCTGCGATATTTTAGGAATACCAACAGGTGAATATGGATTTGATGCCTGTACAATTGGTTTCCCTACAACATCTGTAACTAAGGAAGGCAGAGCCGTTCCTCATCCATCAATAAAATGGATATAG
- the rbsK gene encoding ribokinase: MGNIVVIGSVNMDMVCSVDKRPEKGETILGNSFFTSPGGKGANQAVSASKLGANVKMISCIGEDSLGEELIRNFRTNKVDYSLVSRNKHKSSGVAVITLCENDNSIVVVPGTNELVDIELIKKNEDEIKNADIVLLQLEIPLETINYVVNFCFENKVKVLLNPAPAIRLDKEIIEKATYLTPNEHEYKIVLGTDESIEEALKKYPNKLVITEGRNGARFYDGKEVKHVSCISVDVQDTTGAGDTFNGALSVAITEGKDLYTAVEYAVVVSGLSVTKLGAQSGMPYREDVEKYLDINK, translated from the coding sequence ATGGGAAACATAGTTGTCATAGGAAGTGTAAATATGGACATGGTATGTTCTGTAGATAAGAGACCAGAAAAAGGAGAAACAATACTGGGTAATAGTTTTTTTACATCACCTGGTGGAAAAGGTGCTAACCAAGCAGTTTCAGCATCTAAGTTAGGTGCAAATGTGAAAATGATATCTTGTATAGGAGAAGATAGCTTAGGCGAGGAGTTAATAAGAAATTTTAGAACCAATAAAGTTGATTATAGCCTAGTATCCAGAAATAAGCACAAAAGCTCTGGTGTTGCTGTTATAACACTATGTGAAAATGATAATAGTATTGTTGTTGTGCCAGGAACAAATGAATTAGTAGATATAGAATTAATTAAAAAGAATGAAGACGAGATAAAGAATGCAGATATAGTGCTACTACAGTTAGAAATTCCATTAGAAACAATAAATTATGTAGTAAATTTCTGTTTTGAAAATAAGGTAAAGGTTTTATTAAATCCAGCACCAGCAATAAGATTAGATAAAGAGATAATCGAAAAAGCAACTTACTTAACACCAAATGAACATGAATATAAGATAGTTCTCGGTACAGATGAAAGTATAGAAGAAGCACTAAAAAAATATCCAAATAAACTTGTAATAACAGAAGGAAGGAATGGAGCTAGATTTTATGATGGCAAAGAAGTAAAACATGTATCTTGCATAAGTGTAGATGTTCAAGATACTACAGGGGCAGGAGATACTTTTAATGGAGCATTATCAGTAGCTATAACAGAAGGTAAAGACTTATATACAGCAGTAGAGTATGCTGTAGTAGTGTCAGGGCTTTCTGTAACAAAATTAGGTGCTCAATCTGGAATGCCTTATAGGGAAGATGTTGAAAAATATTTAGATATTAATAAATAA
- a CDS encoding M20 family metallopeptidase, producing the protein MVNINDSNKKFIMDYIDKIQEELRDISDKIWNNPELQYKEYYASNLQKEYLKKHNFSIDELDYIDTAFIASYGEGKPVIAVLGEYDALDGLSQKVSITKEPISEGDAGHGCGHNLLGTGSMGAVIAIKELIKSKKLKGTIKYYGCPAEEDLSGKVLMIKKGFFDGIDCAFSWHPFDINTPIRIPTLANYSVKFRYNGISAHAAQAPYNGRSALDAVELMNIGCNYLREHIFDSCRVHYVTTSGGKMPNIVPDFAEVWYYIRGVKMEHVRDVFDRIVDIAKGAGLMTGTSMEYNIISGVYDYIPNTILTDVLSRNMKLIGVQKYDEDDYYFAEKLADTVSIDKRISVSSVLSGNNEITKMNLHDEVTDDTFIHNNCISLSLDIGDVSYIVPTAQCSCSVWPIGISAHTWQSCASAGSDMGFKAMLLASKSIACSINDVILDESIVNKAKKELKDILGSFEYTPII; encoded by the coding sequence ATGGTTAATATAAATGATTCAAATAAAAAATTTATAATGGATTATATAGATAAAATACAAGAAGAATTAAGAGATATATCAGATAAAATATGGAACAATCCAGAACTACAATATAAAGAGTATTATGCTTCAAACTTACAAAAAGAATATTTAAAAAAACATAATTTTAGTATAGATGAATTAGATTATATCGATACAGCATTTATAGCTAGCTATGGAGAAGGTAAACCAGTTATAGCAGTTTTGGGAGAATATGATGCCCTAGATGGTTTGTCTCAAAAAGTATCCATTACAAAAGAACCTATTTCAGAGGGTGATGCAGGTCATGGGTGTGGACATAATTTACTTGGAACAGGTTCAATGGGAGCTGTAATTGCAATAAAGGAATTGATTAAATCAAAAAAGTTGAAAGGGACTATAAAATACTATGGATGTCCAGCAGAAGAAGATTTGTCAGGAAAAGTATTAATGATAAAAAAAGGTTTTTTTGATGGAATCGATTGTGCATTTAGTTGGCATCCATTTGATATAAATACTCCAATAAGAATTCCTACACTTGCTAATTATTCTGTAAAATTTAGATATAATGGGATTAGCGCCCATGCAGCACAAGCTCCTTATAATGGAAGAAGTGCACTTGATGCTGTGGAACTTATGAACATAGGTTGTAACTATTTAAGAGAGCATATATTTGATAGCTGTAGAGTTCATTATGTAACTACTAGTGGTGGAAAGATGCCAAACATAGTTCCAGATTTTGCAGAAGTGTGGTATTACATAAGAGGTGTAAAAATGGAGCATGTAAGAGATGTATTTGATAGAATTGTTGATATAGCAAAAGGAGCAGGACTAATGACTGGTACTAGTATGGAATATAATATTATAAGTGGGGTATATGACTATATTCCAAATACAATATTAACAGATGTTTTATCAAGAAACATGAAATTGATAGGAGTGCAAAAGTATGATGAAGATGACTACTATTTTGCAGAAAAATTAGCTGACACAGTGTCTATAGACAAAAGAATTAGTGTTTCTAGTGTACTTAGTGGGAATAATGAGATTACTAAGATGAATCTACATGATGAAGTTACAGATGATACATTTATTCATAATAACTGTATATCACTATCATTAGATATTGGAGATGTTAGTTATATAGTACCAACAGCACAATGTTCTTGTTCAGTTTGGCCTATTGGTATTTCTGCTCATACATGGCAATCTTGTGCTAGTGCAGGTTCTGACATGGGGTTTAAAGCGATGTTGTTAGCATCTAAATCTATAGCATGTTCAATAAATGATGTAATTCTTGATGAATCTATTGTAAATAAAGCAAAAAAGGAACTAAAAGATATTCTAGGCAGTTTTGAATATACTCCAATTATTTAA